From a region of the Apibacter sp. B3706 genome:
- a CDS encoding M20 family metallo-hydrolase → MNDNLHINSKRLQTWLADFATIGGTPNGGVHRLTLTDLDKQARDLFVSLAKKAGCSIKIDAMGNIFARRSGENNRLNPVLIGSHIDSQPLGGKYDGIYGVLAALEVVYSLNDHNIKTDRPIDVVSWTNEEGSRFAPAMIGSAVFSGLTTLQDGWSCRDSEGNTIKQELERIGYDGKDNFSNYKIHASLELHIEQGPILENHNEVIGIVTGALGQKWYDVEFTGMASHAGTTPMEVRQDALLGLAEAVLEVNTIGKNEKPEGRATVGMIKITPNSRNVISDKAWFSVEFRHPSEKGLQRMDQQLSEKIHQIAEKLNLTYNIRPILSFPPLPFDDTCIEVVRQVTKNLNYPHRTMVSGAGHDSCNISKIAPTSMIFIPCINGISHNEKEEIKPEWMSSGANVLLNAVKHLSKR, encoded by the coding sequence ATGAATGATAATTTACATATAAATTCTAAGAGACTACAAACGTGGTTAGCCGATTTCGCTACCATAGGAGGTACGCCAAATGGAGGGGTACATCGTTTAACGCTCACAGATTTAGATAAACAAGCTCGTGATTTGTTTGTATCTCTGGCGAAGAAAGCCGGGTGTTCAATAAAAATAGATGCAATGGGAAACATTTTTGCCAGACGATCCGGTGAAAATAACCGTTTGAATCCTGTCCTTATAGGTTCTCACATAGATAGTCAGCCCTTAGGAGGTAAATACGACGGGATCTATGGGGTATTAGCAGCCCTGGAAGTTGTTTACTCATTGAATGACCATAATATAAAGACTGATCGCCCCATAGATGTTGTAAGCTGGACCAATGAAGAAGGTTCACGATTCGCTCCTGCCATGATAGGTTCGGCCGTTTTTTCAGGTTTAACTACTTTACAAGATGGTTGGTCGTGTAGAGATAGTGAAGGTAATACTATTAAACAAGAATTAGAAAGAATCGGATATGATGGAAAAGATAATTTTTCAAATTATAAAATCCATGCTTCGCTGGAACTGCATATTGAGCAAGGGCCGATATTAGAAAACCATAATGAAGTAATAGGAATCGTGACCGGCGCTTTAGGTCAAAAATGGTACGATGTAGAATTCACAGGGATGGCCTCTCATGCCGGAACAACTCCTATGGAAGTACGTCAAGATGCCTTACTTGGGCTTGCCGAGGCAGTTCTTGAAGTCAATACGATAGGAAAAAATGAAAAACCGGAGGGCAGGGCAACCGTTGGAATGATAAAAATTACCCCAAATTCCAGAAATGTTATTTCCGATAAAGCTTGGTTTTCAGTTGAATTTAGACATCCTTCAGAAAAGGGATTACAAAGGATGGATCAACAATTGTCCGAAAAAATACATCAAATAGCCGAGAAATTAAATCTAACCTATAACATCCGTCCTATATTATCCTTTCCTCCCTTACCTTTTGATGATACCTGCATTGAAGTGGTACGCCAAGTAACTAAAAATCTAAACTATCCCCATAGAACGATGGTTTCAGGAGCCGGGCATGACTCGTGTAATATTTCTAAAATAGCCCCGACTTCCATGATTTTTATACCTTGTATTAATGGAATAAGTCATAACGAAAAGGAAGAAATTAAACCGGAATGGATGAGTTCCGGTGCTAATGTTTTACTAAATGCAGTAAAACATTTATCTAAGAGATAA
- the dnaK gene encoding molecular chaperone DnaK, whose protein sequence is MSKIIGIDLGTTNSCVAVMEGSDPTVITNAEGKRTTPSVVAFMEDGEIKVGDPAKRQAVTNPHNTVYSIKRFMGTRFSSDAGEISRVPYKVVKGDSDTPRVDINGRLYTPQEISAMILQKMKKTAEDFLGETVDRAVITVPAYFNDAQRQATKEAGEIAGLKVERIINEPTAAALAYGLDKAHKDQKVAVYDLGGGTFDISILDLGDGVFEVLSTNGDTHLGGDDFDDVIINWLAEEFKSAEGVDLKADPIALQRLKEAAEKAKVELSSSTQTEINLPYITATASGPKHLVKTLTRAKFEQLAADLVKRSMEPCKKALEDAGLKTSDIDEVLLVGGSTRIPVIQEEVEKFFGKKPSKGVNPDEVVAIGAAIQGGVLTGDVKDVLLLDVTPLSLGIETYGGVFTKLIDANTTIPTKKSETFSTAADNQPAVTIRVGQGERPMFNDNKEIGKFDLVDIPPAPRGVPQIEVTFDIDANGILSVSAKDKGTGKEQSIKIQASSGLSEAEIEKMKKEAEANAEADKKRKEEVEKLNSADAMIFQTEKQLKEFGEKLPAEKKQPIEDALADLKKAHESKDIPAIETAMEKINAVWASASEDLYKSGQTAEGANPGAQGGGEGSSSNPNQGGDNVEDVDFEEVK, encoded by the coding sequence ATGAGTAAAATTATAGGAATTGATTTAGGAACAACGAATTCTTGTGTAGCTGTAATGGAAGGTAGCGATCCTACCGTTATTACTAATGCTGAAGGAAAAAGAACTACTCCATCCGTAGTTGCTTTTATGGAAGATGGAGAAATTAAAGTGGGGGACCCTGCTAAAAGACAAGCAGTAACCAATCCACACAATACCGTATATTCCATAAAAAGATTTATGGGTACTAGATTTTCATCAGATGCAGGTGAAATTTCAAGAGTTCCTTATAAAGTAGTAAAAGGTGATTCCGATACTCCAAGAGTAGATATTAACGGAAGATTATATACTCCGCAAGAAATTTCTGCTATGATTCTTCAAAAAATGAAGAAAACAGCAGAAGATTTCTTAGGAGAAACTGTAGATCGAGCAGTAATTACAGTTCCTGCTTATTTTAATGATGCGCAAAGACAAGCAACGAAAGAAGCAGGTGAAATTGCCGGTTTAAAAGTGGAAAGAATTATAAATGAGCCTACCGCGGCAGCCTTGGCTTACGGATTAGATAAAGCTCATAAAGACCAAAAAGTAGCAGTATATGACTTAGGTGGAGGTACTTTTGATATTTCTATTCTTGACTTAGGAGACGGAGTATTTGAAGTATTGTCAACTAATGGAGATACACACTTAGGAGGGGATGATTTTGATGATGTAATCATTAATTGGTTGGCAGAAGAATTCAAATCTGCAGAAGGTGTAGATTTAAAAGCAGATCCAATTGCATTACAAAGATTGAAAGAAGCCGCTGAAAAAGCGAAAGTAGAATTATCTTCATCTACTCAAACAGAGATAAATTTACCTTATATTACCGCTACAGCTTCCGGTCCAAAACACTTGGTAAAAACGTTAACAAGAGCAAAATTTGAACAATTAGCAGCCGATCTTGTTAAAAGATCTATGGAACCTTGTAAAAAAGCGTTAGAAGATGCAGGATTAAAAACTTCAGATATTGATGAAGTATTATTAGTCGGAGGTTCAACACGTATACCGGTGATCCAAGAAGAAGTTGAAAAATTTTTCGGTAAAAAACCTTCCAAAGGAGTAAACCCTGATGAAGTGGTTGCTATTGGAGCTGCAATTCAAGGAGGTGTATTAACGGGAGATGTAAAAGATGTTTTATTATTAGATGTTACTCCGCTTTCTTTAGGAATTGAAACTTACGGAGGTGTATTTACCAAATTAATTGATGCCAATACCACCATTCCAACTAAAAAATCTGAAACGTTTTCAACTGCAGCAGATAATCAACCGGCAGTTACTATTAGAGTAGGGCAAGGAGAACGACCTATGTTCAACGATAATAAAGAAATCGGAAAATTCGATTTAGTGGATATACCACCGGCACCAAGAGGAGTTCCACAAATTGAAGTAACCTTCGATATTGATGCTAACGGTATTTTAAGCGTATCGGCTAAAGATAAAGGAACCGGAAAAGAACAATCCATAAAAATTCAAGCATCTTCCGGATTAAGTGAAGCAGAAATTGAAAAAATGAAGAAAGAAGCAGAAGCTAACGCTGAAGCAGATAAAAAGAGAAAAGAAGAAGTTGAGAAATTAAATTCTGCGGATGCAATGATTTTCCAAACAGAAAAACAATTAAAAGAATTTGGAGAAAAATTACCAGCAGAGAAAAAACAACCGATTGAAGATGCGTTGGCAGACTTGAAAAAAGCACATGAAAGCAAAGACATTCCGGCAATTGAAACGGCAATGGAAAAAATTAATGCTGTATGGGCTTCCGCTTCAGAAGATTTATATAAATCCGGTCAAACAGCTGAAGGAGCAAATCCGGGAGCTCAAGGCGGAGGAGAAGGATCATCAAGTAATCCTAATCAAGGGGGAGATAATGTTGAAGATGTAGATTTCGAAGAAGTGAAATAA
- a CDS encoding outer membrane beta-barrel protein encodes MKKLVLFAAVVFGLSTMNAQKNSILLGGNVGYNHTENKFGGNSGKQKLDTYEWAPYLGYQFTDHLTIGAKVAFTKADLDSKALQESNLLDGDTKTSKIGGFIRYSQPLSETFAVYADLGAGWQEQKTKGHDAFAKYENKADGFYIGFNPALFINFKNNFGLNFSIGGVEYNHLKEKGTKNKSNGVDVTFGNAFNIGISKNFSL; translated from the coding sequence ATGAAAAAGTTAGTGTTGTTTGCAGCAGTAGTTTTTGGATTATCAACTATGAATGCACAAAAAAACAGTATTTTATTAGGAGGTAATGTAGGTTACAACCACACCGAAAACAAATTTGGAGGAAATTCAGGAAAACAAAAATTGGACACTTACGAATGGGCTCCTTATTTAGGATATCAATTTACTGATCATTTAACTATTGGAGCAAAAGTAGCTTTTACAAAAGCGGATTTAGATAGTAAAGCACTTCAAGAATCTAATTTACTTGATGGAGATACTAAAACTTCAAAAATCGGAGGTTTTATACGTTATTCACAACCATTAAGTGAAACTTTTGCAGTGTATGCTGATTTGGGTGCAGGTTGGCAAGAGCAAAAAACCAAAGGACATGATGCTTTCGCAAAATATGAAAATAAAGCAGATGGATTTTACATAGGATTTAACCCTGCACTATTCATTAATTTCAAAAATAATTTTGGATTGAATTTTAGCATTGGTGGAGTTGAATACAACCATTTAAAAGAAAAAGGAACAAAAAATAAATCTAACGGGGTTGATGTAACGTTTGGAAATGCTTTCAATATTGGTATTTCTAAAAACTTTTCACTATAA
- the pgi gene encoding glucose-6-phosphate isomerase — MALSKINPTETRAWQLLKEHYDQIKDKHLRQWFKEDPQRFNKFSIQFNDILFDYSKNRIEEKTLKLLIQLAEETQVKEAIEKQFSGDKINETENRAVLHTALRNRKNTPVIVDGEDVMPKINKVLSQMQKFSELVISGEWKGYTGKAITDVVNIGIGGSDLGPLMVVEGLKYYKTRLNLHFVSNIDGTHIVETLKPLNPETTMFIVASKTFTTQETMTNAQTAKDWFLKSAKLESEVAKHFVALSTNQEAVTKFGINQDNMFEFWDWVGGRYSIWSAIGLSICLAVGYDNFTELLEGGNEVDIHFRNTELNKNIPVILALLGIWYNNFFGAEDVALLPYEQYLHRFAAYFQQGDMESNGKYIDRSGKKVDYQTGPIIFGEPGTNGQHAFYQLIHQGTKLIPCDFFAGAQTLNKVSDHHEKLISNFFAQTEALAFGKTEEVVYKELKDQGKNEEEINKLKPYKIFEGNRPTNSFLYKILTPKLLGKLIAIYEQKIFVQGVIWNIFSFDQWGVELGKQLANKVLPELSGDQEITTHDSSTNGLINAYKKMR; from the coding sequence ATGGCATTATCTAAGATTAATCCAACAGAAACCCGTGCATGGCAATTATTAAAAGAACATTACGACCAAATAAAAGATAAACACCTTCGTCAATGGTTTAAAGAAGATCCTCAAAGATTTAATAAATTCTCAATACAATTTAATGATATTCTTTTTGATTATTCTAAAAACAGAATTGAAGAAAAAACATTGAAATTATTAATCCAACTGGCTGAGGAAACCCAAGTTAAAGAAGCAATTGAAAAACAATTTAGTGGCGATAAAATTAATGAGACAGAAAATAGAGCAGTTTTACATACAGCATTAAGAAATCGAAAAAATACACCGGTTATAGTTGACGGGGAAGATGTAATGCCTAAGATAAACAAAGTCCTTTCGCAAATGCAAAAATTTTCTGAATTAGTAATTTCAGGCGAATGGAAAGGGTATACAGGAAAAGCAATTACTGATGTGGTTAATATTGGTATTGGTGGTTCTGACTTAGGACCTTTAATGGTTGTAGAAGGGCTAAAATATTATAAAACCAGACTCAATTTACATTTTGTATCCAATATTGATGGAACTCACATAGTAGAAACATTGAAACCGTTAAATCCGGAAACAACAATGTTTATTGTGGCATCTAAAACATTTACTACTCAAGAAACTATGACCAATGCTCAAACAGCAAAAGATTGGTTCTTAAAATCAGCAAAATTAGAATCTGAAGTAGCTAAACATTTTGTTGCCCTATCAACCAATCAAGAAGCCGTTACAAAATTTGGAATCAACCAAGACAATATGTTTGAATTTTGGGATTGGGTAGGTGGAAGATATTCTATTTGGTCAGCTATTGGACTGAGCATATGTTTAGCTGTCGGATATGACAATTTTACCGAATTGTTAGAAGGAGGAAATGAAGTTGATATACATTTTAGAAATACGGAACTAAATAAAAACATACCGGTAATTTTAGCTTTATTAGGTATTTGGTATAATAACTTTTTTGGCGCTGAAGATGTTGCTTTACTTCCCTATGAACAATATTTACATCGGTTTGCAGCCTATTTTCAACAAGGAGATATGGAATCCAATGGAAAATATATAGACCGGAGCGGTAAAAAAGTTGATTATCAGACCGGACCAATAATTTTCGGAGAACCGGGTACAAATGGACAACATGCATTTTATCAATTGATACATCAAGGAACAAAACTTATTCCTTGTGATTTTTTTGCAGGTGCCCAAACACTAAATAAAGTCTCAGATCATCATGAAAAACTTATATCCAACTTTTTCGCACAAACAGAAGCTTTAGCTTTTGGTAAAACGGAAGAAGTAGTTTATAAAGAATTAAAAGATCAGGGGAAAAATGAAGAGGAAATTAATAAATTAAAACCATATAAAATATTTGAAGGAAATCGTCCAACCAATTCCTTTTTATATAAAATTCTTACACCTAAATTACTAGGAAAATTAATTGCTATATATGAGCAAAAAATATTTGTACAAGGAGTTATCTGGAATATTTTCAGTTTCGATCAATGGGGCGTAGAATTAGGCAAACAATTGGCCAACAAAGTGCTGCCTGAATTATCAGGAGATCAAGAAATAACTACACATGATTCTTCAACTAATGGGCTGATAAATGCCTATAAAAAAATGAGATAA
- a CDS encoding Dps family protein, whose product MKTKTKKPVSEKVRHIEANIGLSEENKQLVSDALNRLLANEYFLYTKTRKFHWNVEGPHFRSIHLLLEEQYKEIAEIIDEVAERIRKLGHYALGSFKQFSAVVDLLEHDGEEVDDEKTILVELCQDHETIIRLIRAGFIPTADKNKDDGTSDFLTGVMEQHESMAWMLRASAK is encoded by the coding sequence TTGAAAACAAAAACCAAAAAACCTGTGTCTGAAAAAGTAAGGCACATAGAAGCCAACATAGGGCTTAGTGAAGAAAATAAACAATTAGTGTCCGATGCACTAAACAGATTGTTAGCCAATGAATATTTTCTTTATACGAAAACCAGAAAATTTCATTGGAATGTAGAAGGTCCACATTTCAGATCTATACATTTATTATTAGAAGAGCAATATAAAGAAATTGCAGAAATTATTGACGAAGTGGCAGAAAGGATAAGGAAATTAGGTCATTATGCGCTGGGATCATTTAAACAATTCAGTGCAGTAGTTGACTTACTAGAACATGACGGAGAAGAAGTAGATGACGAAAAGACTATATTAGTAGAATTATGTCAGGATCATGAAACGATCATCCGTTTGATCCGGGCAGGATTTATACCAACTGCTGACAAAAATAAAGATGATGGAACCAGTGATTTTTTAACCGGAGTTATGGAACAGCACGAATCTATGGCATGGATGCTACGTGCCTCAGCTAAATAA
- a CDS encoding SDR family NAD(P)-dependent oxidoreductase: protein MSKTIIITGTSSGVGLALGNYLFKKGYNVYGLSRSVPKNAKFTTIPTDITNEKEVDDALDQILAKNSTIDLLINNAGKGMVGPVENAKKNEIIDLFTLNIVAPSYLTSKVLPIMRKSNKGKIFNISSIGSEMGLPFRGFYSGSKSALDMITESLRYELKNSGIEVCTVNLGDIRTDIAAHRIKSDISVDYAKVFDKVYDHMNADVSNGLDPETIAPFIEKLFTQKNKLKPHYYFGTAIQKLSIWVKTIIPQLWFEKIIAKYSGL, encoded by the coding sequence ATGTCTAAAACAATTATAATTACAGGAACCTCATCCGGCGTGGGATTGGCTTTGGGAAATTATTTATTTAAGAAGGGTTACAATGTATACGGTTTGAGTCGTTCAGTACCTAAAAATGCTAAATTTACTACTATTCCAACTGATATAACTAATGAAAAAGAAGTTGATGATGCATTAGATCAAATTCTTGCTAAAAATTCAACCATTGATCTGTTAATCAATAATGCAGGTAAAGGTATGGTTGGGCCTGTTGAAAACGCTAAAAAAAATGAAATTATAGATTTATTCACCCTAAATATTGTGGCACCCTCTTATCTGACTTCAAAGGTTTTACCAATTATGCGTAAAAGTAATAAAGGTAAAATTTTTAATATATCATCGATTGGAAGTGAAATGGGTCTACCATTCAGAGGTTTTTATTCGGGTTCAAAATCTGCTTTAGACATGATTACAGAATCGTTGCGTTATGAATTAAAAAATTCGGGTATTGAGGTATGTACAGTAAATTTAGGGGACATACGAACAGATATAGCAGCTCATAGGATTAAAAGTGATATTTCGGTTGACTATGCTAAAGTTTTTGATAAAGTATATGATCATATGAATGCGGATGTTTCAAATGGTTTAGACCCCGAGACTATTGCTCCCTTTATAGAAAAATTATTTACTCAAAAAAATAAATTAAAACCCCATTATTATTTTGGAACAGCTATCCAAAAATTATCTATTTGGGTTAAAACCATAATTCCACAATTGTGGTTTGAAAAAATTATAGCTAAATATTCAGGTTTGTAA
- a CDS encoding N-acetylglucosamine kinase — MILLADSGATKADWIAIDNNGNRLFSTQTKGLSPEAINKEEMIKRLNERFDIYQNKPAVKKIFFYGAGCGTDNMKDIVRNALTESFPNAEEIVVEEDTYGAVYATTPPGTQAIVCILGTGSNCSYYDGELLHQKVLSLGYLLMDDCSGNKLGADLIRAYNFKTLPHELSIKLSKEYNMDIDFIKENLYKKPNPNAYLATFAKFIIQNKDHEFIQQIIDKQIQTFIDLYIKQYDNCTQVPINFNGSIGFYLKDELEKKLSENGMKLGIALRRPIDGLIDYICTHRLT; from the coding sequence ATGATTCTTCTAGCAGATTCAGGTGCTACTAAAGCCGATTGGATAGCCATTGATAATAATGGCAATCGTCTATTCTCAACACAAACTAAAGGTTTAAGTCCCGAAGCCATAAATAAAGAGGAAATGATCAAAAGATTAAATGAACGTTTTGACATTTACCAAAATAAACCCGCTGTAAAAAAAATATTTTTTTATGGGGCAGGATGTGGAACTGATAATATGAAAGATATTGTAAGAAATGCATTAACAGAATCTTTCCCTAATGCTGAAGAAATTGTGGTTGAAGAAGATACCTATGGAGCCGTTTATGCAACCACGCCTCCGGGAACTCAAGCCATAGTATGTATCTTAGGTACCGGATCCAATTGCAGTTATTATGACGGAGAACTTTTACATCAAAAAGTTTTATCTCTAGGATATCTTTTAATGGATGATTGCAGCGGTAATAAATTAGGAGCAGATTTGATTCGTGCCTATAATTTTAAAACACTTCCTCATGAATTATCAATAAAATTGTCGAAAGAGTATAATATGGATATAGATTTTATAAAAGAAAATCTATATAAAAAACCTAATCCCAATGCTTATCTTGCCACATTTGCTAAATTTATTATTCAAAACAAAGATCATGAATTTATCCAGCAAATCATTGATAAACAAATTCAAACCTTTATCGATTTATATATAAAACAATACGATAATTGTACTCAAGTCCCAATCAATTTTAATGGTTCTATCGGTTTTTATTTAAAAGATGAATTAGAGAAAAAATTATCTGAAAATGGAATGAAATTAGGTATAGCTTTACGAAGACCTATTGATGGTCTAATTGACTATATCTGTACTCATAGACTTACTTAA
- a CDS encoding glycoside hydrolase family 3 protein — MRRKIFTTLTILSLFFSKAQQKEFILIDNGNGVNLGYSPLSGVKIITVDGLKFKDLNRNGKLDKYEDWRLSADERAKDLVQKMSLEQIAGLMLYSNHQAIPSNDSGFASGTYNGKISSASGAQPWELSDAQKKFLQKDNLRHILITSVQSPEVAARWNNQMQAYVEGLGLGIPGNTSSDPRHSDQVTGNIKSEFNAGAGGAISLWPDGLGLGATFDPSLVQKFGNIAAQEYRALGITTALSPQIDLGTEPRWYRIYMTFGESPELTTDMARAYIDGFQTSFGKDEIADGWGYKSVNTMVKHWPGGGPEEGGRDAHWAFGKYAVYPGNNFDTHMSPFVNGAFNLNGKTSKASAVMPYYTISYNQSKDGSNYANGFNKYIITDLLRDKFGYDGVLCTDWLITANEGKTPDEFKGKPWGVENKTIAQRHYIALMAGMDQFGGNNIMQPILEAYKMGVKEYGNKYMRNRFEQSGIRLLKNIFRLGLFENPYLNVEQSVKTVGNPEFMQAGYEAQIKSVVLLKNKKRILPIKDKKTVYIPKNYQPSIKDWWGKWSEPKLDYSVNIELVKKYYHVTEDPEKADFSIVFVSSPQTNNDGGGYDIADRNNGGNGYVPISLQYNSYTALNAREHSIAAGDPVIDPSIKDRSYKDKTVTVSNSSDLSTILTTKSQMGNKPVIVVVNISRPMIFNEFESRVDGIIARFGIGEQAIMDIISGKYEPSGLLPLQMPANMNTVEKQKEDIPFDMECHQDSEGNVYNFGFGLDWKGVIKDSRTAKYGIKK; from the coding sequence ATGAGAAGAAAGATTTTTACTACTTTAACAATCTTGTCTCTTTTTTTTTCAAAAGCGCAGCAAAAAGAATTTATTTTAATCGATAATGGAAATGGAGTCAATTTAGGGTATTCCCCATTATCAGGTGTAAAAATTATAACTGTTGACGGTTTGAAATTCAAAGACCTTAATAGAAACGGAAAACTTGATAAATATGAAGATTGGAGATTATCCGCAGATGAAAGGGCTAAAGATTTAGTTCAAAAAATGTCCTTGGAACAGATCGCAGGATTAATGCTTTATAGTAATCATCAAGCTATACCTTCAAACGATAGTGGATTTGCATCTGGAACCTATAATGGAAAAATCTCTTCTGCCAGTGGAGCACAACCTTGGGAACTATCAGACGCACAGAAAAAATTTCTGCAAAAGGATAATTTAAGACATATATTAATAACTTCGGTTCAAAGCCCTGAAGTTGCAGCACGATGGAATAATCAAATGCAAGCATACGTGGAGGGGTTGGGATTAGGAATTCCGGGAAATACAAGTTCAGATCCCCGACATTCTGACCAAGTTACCGGAAATATAAAATCTGAATTTAATGCAGGAGCAGGAGGCGCCATATCACTTTGGCCGGATGGGTTAGGCTTAGGAGCAACATTTGATCCGTCACTTGTACAAAAATTTGGTAATATAGCAGCACAAGAATATAGGGCTTTAGGAATAACTACAGCTTTATCTCCTCAAATAGATTTAGGAACAGAACCCCGATGGTATAGAATCTACATGACATTTGGAGAAAGCCCGGAACTAACTACAGATATGGCCAGGGCCTATATAGATGGTTTCCAAACTTCTTTTGGTAAAGATGAAATTGCAGACGGATGGGGATATAAAAGTGTTAATACAATGGTTAAACATTGGCCGGGTGGAGGACCGGAAGAGGGCGGTAGAGATGCACATTGGGCGTTTGGAAAATATGCAGTATATCCAGGGAATAATTTTGATACACACATGAGCCCTTTTGTTAACGGAGCTTTTAATCTCAATGGAAAAACTTCCAAAGCTTCAGCAGTTATGCCTTATTACACCATTTCATATAATCAATCAAAAGACGGAAGTAATTATGCAAATGGCTTCAATAAATATATCATTACCGATTTACTTAGAGATAAGTTTGGGTATGATGGGGTGTTATGTACAGATTGGCTGATAACAGCCAATGAGGGTAAAACTCCGGATGAATTTAAAGGTAAGCCTTGGGGAGTGGAAAATAAAACCATAGCTCAAAGACATTATATTGCCTTAATGGCCGGAATGGATCAATTTGGAGGCAACAATATTATGCAACCCATATTAGAAGCCTACAAAATGGGAGTAAAGGAATACGGGAATAAATATATGAGAAATCGTTTTGAGCAATCAGGAATACGATTATTAAAAAATATTTTCAGGCTGGGATTGTTTGAAAATCCGTATTTAAACGTTGAGCAAAGTGTTAAAACAGTTGGAAATCCTGAATTTATGCAAGCGGGTTATGAAGCACAAATAAAATCAGTGGTATTGCTTAAAAATAAAAAACGAATACTACCTATAAAAGATAAAAAAACGGTATATATACCAAAAAACTATCAACCTTCCATAAAAGATTGGTGGGGAAAATGGTCTGAACCAAAATTAGATTATTCGGTTAATATAGAGTTAGTTAAGAAATATTATCATGTTACAGAAGATCCTGAAAAAGCAGATTTTTCCATAGTCTTTGTTTCAAGTCCTCAAACTAACAACGATGGCGGGGGATATGATATAGCCGATAGAAATAATGGAGGAAATGGATATGTTCCCATTTCCTTACAATATAACAGCTATACGGCTTTAAATGCGCGTGAGCACAGTATAGCAGCAGGAGATCCCGTAATAGATCCTTCAATTAAAGATCGAAGTTACAAAGATAAAACGGTTACCGTTTCCAATTCATCCGATCTATCTACCATATTAACTACAAAAAGTCAAATGGGAAATAAACCGGTCATAGTAGTAGTAAATATCAGTCGCCCTATGATTTTTAATGAATTTGAATCTAGAGTTGATGGAATAATAGCAAGATTTGGAATTGGAGAACAAGCCATAATGGATATTATTTCCGGGAAATACGAACCCTCCGGATTATTACCCCTTCAAATGCCTGCAAATATGAACACGGTTGAAAAACAGAAAGAAGATATTCCTTTTGACATGGAATGTCATCAAGACAGCGAAGGGAATGTCTATAATTTTGGTTTTGGTTTAGATTGGAAAGGTGTTATCAAAGATTCTAGGACCGCAAAATACGGTATAAAAAAATAA